From the genome of Planctomycetota bacterium:
GGGGCTTTCGAGCGGGCTGGATTTTGAGTCGAAGCTGCTGGCGAAGGTCGATGCGCCGAGTCTGCTGCGGCAGGAACTGGGGCGGGCGGGATGGAAGGGCGAACCGATCATGATGTCGGGCGTCACCGACTGCTACCAGCCGGTCGAGGCGCAGCTCAAAATCACGCGCGGGTGTCTGGAAGTCATGGCCGAGGCGCGGCAGGCGGTGAGCATCATCACCAAGAGCCGGCTGATCCTGCGGGACCTGGATCTGCTGACGGAGCTGAATCGGCATGACGCGGTGCATGTGGCGATCAGCGTGACGACGCTGGACGCCCGGCTCGCCGGCGCGCTGGAGCCGCGGGCGGCCAGTCCGCGCGATCGGCTGTGGACGATTCGGCGGCTCGCCTCCGCCGGCATTCCGGTCCATGTCATGGTCGCGCCGATCATTCCGGGGCTCAACGATCGGGAGATGCCCGCCATTTTGAAAGCCGTCGCCGAGGCGGGGGCGTCGGGGGCGGGGTACGTGATGCTGCGTCTTCCGTATCAGATCAAGGACCTGTTCGACGACTGGCTCGCCCGTCACGCCCCGCACCGCCGCACGCATGTGCAGTCGCTGATCCGCGACATGCGCGGCGGGAAGCTCTACGACGCCACATGGGGCCAGCGCCTTCGCGGCGAAGGCGCCTACGCCGATCAGATTCGCCAGACCTTCGACGTCTTTTCCGCCCGTTGCAACCTTCGCCACAGCACCCACCGACTCAACACCGCCGCCTTCCGCCGCCCCCAGGACGTCGCCCAACTCGCCCTCTTCGAAGACAATTGACCCCCGCTCCGCATCGTTAGCGCCCGCCTCGAAGGGGCGTTCCCTCTGCCTTCACGCCTCGCTCACTCCCGCTCCCGCAACTCCCCCGGCGTATTGAACCCCGCCCGCACCGGCCAGCCCGCCGGGCATGCCACCGCCGTCGCCCCCGCCCGCGTGAGCACCGCCTGCATCGACGCCGCGCCTTCGACAAACGCACCGATCCGCGCGTGATACACCCCCGGCATCGGTTGCCATCGATCATCACGAAACGCCGTCGCCGTCGCTCCCGCACGATCCGCCGCCAGCAGCGTCGCAACCCACGCCGCCTCCACCTCCGCAAAATCGCACGCCGCCAGCACGAACCGCTCATGCCCCTGCAAAAGCGCCGTGACCAATCCCCCAACCGGTCCCAACCCCGGTTCCCTATCCCCAATCGTCCGCAGCCCCAAATCCTCATAGTTCCCCGCACACTCCGCAATCACCGTCAGCTCGCTCGCCACCGGTCCGAGCCGCTCCGCCACATGCACCAACAGCGCCTTGCCCCGCCAAACCGCCCGCGCCTTATCCGACCCGAACCGCGCACTCTTTCCACCCGCCAGCACAAACACCGGCACCCGCCCGCCCGCCGCACTGTCATTCGTCGAATTCATAATCCCCGATCCCCAACCCTCGATCCCCAACTCTTCACTTCCGCGCGTGATCCCCTCCGCGCAAGGTTTCAA
Proteins encoded in this window:
- a CDS encoding PA0069 family radical SAM protein — encoded protein: MVKDRSETYAGGVLADGPVRGRGAQLNPTNRFEKLSLHVLGEHLDQVAIERGVDALGRQVRTQVYRDRTRSIINPVDSPDLPFKWSINPYRGCEHGCIYCYARPTHETLGLSSGLDFESKLLAKVDAPSLLRQELGRAGWKGEPIMMSGVTDCYQPVEAQLKITRGCLEVMAEARQAVSIITKSRLILRDLDLLTELNRHDAVHVAISVTTLDARLAGALEPRAASPRDRLWTIRRLASAGIPVHVMVAPIIPGLNDREMPAILKAVAEAGASGAGYVMLRLPYQIKDLFDDWLARHAPHRRTHVQSLIRDMRGGKLYDATWGQRLRGEGAYADQIRQTFDVFSARCNLRHSTHRLNTAAFRRPQDVAQLALFEDN